A region from the Neurospora crassa OR74A linkage group V, whole genome shotgun sequence genome encodes:
- a CDS encoding DUF636 domain-containing protein, with protein MSIHMKGRCVCENLQYSLELDSLDDARTTLCHCNSCKRAFGTNYGLTTKVPLQGFKYEAGTPKKFKQHNGVTREFCDNCGAYMCEYGEEAADKFRYIMWGSFDEPEKVPPKGEFFCKNKPKWMPDIPGTFRKQEIKE; from the exons ATGAGCATCCACATGAAGGGCCGTTGCGTCTGCGAGAATCTGCAGTACTCGCTAGAACTTGACTCCCTGGACGATGCGAGAACCACACTTTGCCATTGCAATAGCTGCAAGAGGGCGTTTGGAACCAACTATGGTCTCACAACCAAGGTCCCCCTCCAGGGTTTCAAGTACGAGGCTGGAACCCCCAAAAAGTTCAAGCAGCACAATGGTGTGACAAGGGAGTTTTGCGATAACTGTGGCGCTTACATGTGTGAATACGGG GAAGAAGCAGCGGACAAGTTCCGGTACATCATGTGGGGGTCCTTTGATGAGCCAGAAAAGGTACCTCCCAAGGGCGAGTTCTTTTGCAAAAACAAGCCCAAGTGGATGCCCGATATCCCAG GCACCTTCCGGAAGCAGGAGATCAAGGAGTAA